In Sphaeramia orbicularis chromosome 3, fSphaOr1.1, whole genome shotgun sequence, a genomic segment contains:
- the LOC115416772 gene encoding immunoglobulin superfamily containing leucine-rich repeat protein 2-like, whose protein sequence is MAAPDSFFFFCLWVVAILSVGLGCPDPCTCADKYGRHFAECSFKDLAEVPVDLPPNVTTLSLSANRIVIIPLGIFDNVTQVTSLWMAHNEIVSVEPGTLGVLVHLRNLDVSHNRIVDFPWEDLQNLTALQLLKMNHNEMENLPNDAFTNLKDLRSLRLNDNRFTTIAAGTFDGLISLSHLQIYNNPFDCICSLDWLRVWISATTITVPDQNLIVCATPEKLTGEVIVNLTESKCSSPNVTIKTKSKAHNMTFSEGSVLVLTCDFKGNPEPLVKWSIQSQNKNRELVLSLVEGDSAESTVDSLKSVKVHPNGTLVISHLQKEDGGTYSCSGTNQFGQAEDSVFVEVLALPKPTPVRKTTTTRSYPRTPPPVLQTTSTMSVFDSDVERKDLINTDPTILPTAEIKMHEEEPSYPSRSSKCSLTVNTKYVSSHVFNGSFEDVKQYTFDFGVIALGVSETEVTVRLNPLLKPKEKTVNGDDSSESSGSDSNGLFLCIATDRKHSAVQWTRIKDGVNTYQFTGLRPGTNYSLCLTYRDEDCEVQVLFTTRRRVPNLLIIISVSICLLTMSTVPLLGATCFHLVYKYRSKTYKLILKAKDQYQMERASFNIHAPHTESQRQINGSQLDEEEEEETESADGDKEADTEESVVTESVTLSQCRGNADDCEVGSEYSDRLPLGAEAINITSNYKYPYQ, encoded by the coding sequence ATGGCAGCACCggactccttcttcttcttctgtttgtgGGTCGTTGCCATCCTCTCCGTTGGACTCGGATGCCCCGATCCGTGCACCTGCGCTGATAAATATGGCCGCCATTTTGCAGAATGCTCCTTTAAAGACTTGGCGGAGGTTCCAGTTGATTTGCCTCCAAATGTTACGACGCTGAGCCTCTCGGCGAACCGAATCGTCATCATCCCTTTGGGAATCTTCGACAACGTGACTCAGGTGACGTCGCTGTGGATGGCCCACAATGAGATCGTCTCCGTGGAACCGGGGACACTTGGCGTGTTGGTCCACCTGCGGAACCTGGACGTCAGCCACAACAGGATCGTGGACTTCCCCTGGGAGGATCTGCAGAACCTCACAGCTCTGCAACTGCTGAAGATGAACCACAATGAGATGGAGAACCTGCCAAACGACGCCTTCACCAACCTCAAAGACCTGAGGTCCCTCCGCCTCAATGACAACCGGTTCACAACCATCGCCGCAGGGACGTTCGACGGCTTGATCTCTTTGTCGCATTTACAGATTTATAACAATCCATTTGACTGCATCTGCTCCCTGGACTGGCTCAGGGTCTGGATCTCAGCAACAACCATCACGGTTCCGGACCAGAACCTGATTGTTTGTGCGACGCCGGAGAAACTTACAGGAGAAGTTATCGTGAATCTGACTGAGTCAAAGTGTTCAAGCCCAAATGTGACAATAAAAACCAAATCCAAGGCTCACAACATGACCTTCTCTGAAGGAAGTGTTCTGGTGTTGACCTGTGACTTTAAGGGAAATCCAGAACCTCTGGTCAAGTGGAGCATCCAGAGCCAAAACAAGAACAGGGAGCTGGTTTTGTCACTTGTTGAAGGCGACTCAGCTGAATCCACTGTGGACTCTTTGAAGTCTGTCAAAGTCCACCCAAACGGGACTCTGGTCATTTCACATCTTCAGAAGGAAGATGGAGGAACGTACAGCTGCTCTGGAACAAATCAGTTTGGTCAAGCTGAAGATTCAGTGTTTGTGGAGGTGTTGGCGTTACCGAAACCAACACCTGTAAGAAAGACAACCACAACGCGTAGTTATCCCAGAACACCACCACCTGTGCTCCAAACCACAAGCACAATGTCTGTTTTTGACTCAGATGTCGAAAGAAAAGACTTAATCAACACAGATCCCACCATCCTACCAACTGCAGAAATTAAAATGCACGAAGAGGAACCAAGTTACCCGTCACGCAGCAGTAAATGTAGCTTGACAGTGAATACAAAATACGTCTCCAGTCACGTCTTTAACGGGAGCTTTGAAGATGTGAAGCAGTACACATTTGACTTCGGTGTCATCGCTTTAGGAGTGTCGGAAACAGAGGTGACGGTTCGTCTCAATCCACTGCTCAAACCCAAAGAGAAGACAGTCAACGGAGACGACTCGTCTGAAAGCTCCGGTTCGGACTCTAACGGGTTGTTCCTGTGCATCGCCACTGACCGCAAACACTCAGCGGTGCAGTGGACGAGGATTAAAGACGGCGTCAACACGTATCAGTTCACCGGTTTGCGACCCGGAACCAACTACTCCCTCTGTCTGACCTACAGGGATGAGGACTGTGAGGTCCAGGTCCTGTTCACCACCAGGAGGAGGGTCCCCaacctcctcatcatcatctccGTCAGCATCTGCCTCCTCACCATGTCCACGGTGCCACTGCTCGGCGCCACCTGCTTCCACCTGGTCTACAAGTACCGCAGCAAGACCTACAAGCTGATCCTGAAGGCCAAGGACCAGTACCAGATGGAGAGGGCCAGCTTCAACATCCACGCCCCCCACACCGAGTCGCAAAGGCAGATCAACGGCAGCCAGctggacgaggaggaggaggaggagacggagAGCGCTGACGGAGACAAGGAGGCCGACACCGAGGAGAGCGTGGTGACGGAGTCCGTCACGTTGTCGCAGTGCAGAGGCAACGCGGACGACTGCGAGGTCGGGTCGGAGTACAGCGACCGGCTGCCTTTGGGAGCCGAGGCCATCAACATCACAAGCAACTACAAATATCCATATCAGTAA